One window of the Emcibacter sp. genome contains the following:
- the flgG gene encoding flagellar basal-body rod protein FlgG produces the protein MKALSIAATGMLAQQLNVEVISNNIANMNTTGFKRQRAEFQDLLYQNIERVGAASSDTGTIIPSGIQIGVGVKAGGVYRITEQGELVNTNTPLDLAINGSGYFRIILPTGEDAFTRAGSFQLSPTGELVSPEGYTVAPGITIPQEATDISINEQGEVSVKLDGQVNPQIVGQFELVTFPNPAGLEAVGQNLFLETPASGAQTVGSPSTDGYGSIVQGFLETANVNSVAEITSLITAQRAYEMNSKVISTADEMMSVTSNLR, from the coding sequence ATGAAAGCACTCAGTATTGCAGCGACTGGCATGTTGGCCCAGCAGTTAAATGTGGAAGTTATTTCCAACAACATTGCCAACATGAATACGACCGGGTTTAAACGGCAGCGCGCCGAATTTCAGGATCTGCTGTATCAGAATATCGAGCGTGTCGGTGCCGCCTCTTCCGACACCGGCACCATTATTCCAAGCGGTATTCAGATTGGTGTCGGCGTGAAGGCCGGCGGCGTTTACCGGATCACTGAACAGGGTGAACTGGTCAATACCAATACCCCCCTGGATCTGGCCATTAACGGTTCCGGTTACTTCCGGATTATCCTGCCAACCGGCGAGGATGCATTTACCCGGGCAGGTTCATTCCAGCTCAGCCCGACCGGCGAGTTGGTTTCACCTGAAGGGTACACAGTGGCGCCCGGCATCACCATCCCCCAGGAGGCAACTGACATTTCCATTAACGAACAGGGCGAAGTATCAGTCAAGCTGGACGGACAGGTCAATCCACAGATTGTCGGTCAGTTTGAGTTGGTCACCTTCCCCAACCCGGCCGGCCTTGAAGCTGTCGGGCAGAACCTGTTCCTTGAAACACCGGCCTCAGGCGCCCAGACCGTCGGCAGCCCCAGCACTGACGGATATGGCTCCATCGTCCAGGGCTTTCTGGAAACAGCCAACGTGAACTCAGTGGCCGAAATTACATCGCTGATTACGGCGCAACGGGCCTATGAAATGAATTCAAAAGTGATCAGTACCGCTGACGAAATGATGAGTGTCACTTCCAACCTGCGGTAA
- a CDS encoding flagellar basal body-associated FliL family protein gives MSEENGSENLEDLADGLEKKKFSGKKLVVFVILPLLLLLIGGGVAFIFVGGDEVEVAEGEHGAEQAELHEENPDEPTELLFLDLEPLLVNLSTVGGKPSYLKLTIALEVDKQSSLEDLQQKLPRVIDNFQIYLRELRVEDLNGSAGMFRLKEELLIRVNEAVYPTRVHDVLFKEILING, from the coding sequence ATGAGCGAAGAAAACGGTAGCGAAAACCTGGAGGATCTGGCTGACGGCCTCGAGAAAAAGAAATTCAGCGGCAAGAAGCTGGTAGTATTTGTTATTCTGCCCCTTTTGCTTCTGCTGATAGGAGGTGGCGTGGCCTTTATATTCGTCGGGGGAGACGAGGTTGAAGTTGCGGAAGGAGAACACGGCGCTGAACAGGCCGAGCTCCATGAGGAGAACCCGGATGAACCAACTGAACTGTTGTTTCTGGATCTTGAACCTTTACTCGTAAACCTGAGTACTGTGGGTGGCAAGCCGAGCTATCTTAAACTTACCATTGCACTTGAAGTGGACAAGCAAAGTTCACTGGAAGATCTGCAGCAGAAACTGCCGCGGGTCATTGATAATTTTCAGATATACCTTCGGGAACTCCGGGTTGAGGACCTTAACGGTTCGGCGGGCATGTTCCGGCTCAAGGAAGAACTTCTGATCCGGGTGAATGAGGCAGTATACCCAACACGGGTTCACGATGTATTGTTCAAAGAGATTCTGATTAATGGATAA
- a CDS encoding GNAT family protein: MTDTPQEEDIFLQGEIVCLRQPDIQKDVLDGHWHNWFNDQEITRHLIHGVFPVNKNQQAKYVQTEIDNPSSLLLVAIEKKSGRHIGIVCLKDINQILRSASLSIVFGERDVRGAALEAVALMSKHGFDRLNLQRIQAGQNTSLWRWMNSLELIGYQIEGYHQHYGVRDGKPYDTVTYAITSERFYALQKKRGGNICMGSIDKLYAMKSTENRTEVVRRFFEDLYSRQEE; encoded by the coding sequence ATGACTGATACACCACAGGAAGAAGATATTTTTTTGCAGGGAGAAATTGTTTGTCTTCGTCAACCGGACATCCAGAAAGACGTATTGGACGGGCACTGGCACAACTGGTTCAATGATCAGGAGATAACCAGACATCTAATTCATGGCGTATTTCCGGTCAACAAAAACCAGCAAGCAAAATATGTGCAGACGGAAATTGACAATCCTTCCTCTCTGTTGCTTGTCGCCATTGAAAAAAAAAGTGGCCGGCATATTGGCATTGTTTGCCTGAAAGACATAAACCAGATACTCAGAAGCGCCAGCCTGAGCATTGTTTTCGGTGAACGCGATGTGAGGGGTGCCGCCCTGGAAGCGGTCGCCCTGATGAGCAAACATGGCTTTGATAGACTGAACCTGCAACGAATCCAGGCCGGCCAGAATACGTCTTTGTGGCGTTGGATGAACAGCCTGGAACTGATCGGTTACCAGATCGAAGGCTATCACCAACACTATGGGGTTCGTGATGGCAAACCATATGATACTGTGACTTATGCCATCACTTCCGAGCGTTTTTATGCCCTGCAAAAGAAACGAGGCGGCAATATTTGCATGGGGTCCATTGATAAGCTGTATGCCATGAAGAGTACGGAAAACCGGACTGAAGTCGTCAGGCGCTTTTTTGAGGATCTTTATTCAAGACAAGAGGAATAA
- a CDS encoding flagellin: MSFSVNTNASALSALLNLNKTTTDLETVQTRINTGLKISSAKDNAAIFSIAQGLRADLKGYNAVKQSLDRSISTVDIALAAAGSISDLLIEMKEKAVAAADAGLDQTSRDALAEDFEALRNQITTIINNAEFNGTNILDSGTDVIVAITNPDATQTITISHQNLTLGGSNITFTAADSILTQTTAAAMVSTVETSLDNVNSVLTTLGAGGKSLEAQRVFSDKIADTIQVGIGNLVDADMAKESANLQSLQVKQQLGVQALSIANQAPQSILSLFGG, from the coding sequence ATGTCCTTTTCAGTGAATACAAATGCAAGTGCCCTATCGGCGCTGCTGAACCTGAACAAGACCACTACTGACCTGGAAACAGTTCAGACAAGAATTAATACCGGCCTCAAGATTTCCTCCGCCAAAGATAACGCGGCGATCTTTTCCATTGCCCAGGGCCTGCGCGCGGACCTCAAAGGGTATAATGCCGTAAAACAGAGCCTTGACCGCTCCATCAGTACAGTGGACATCGCCCTGGCGGCTGCGGGATCCATTTCCGATCTCCTCATCGAGATGAAGGAGAAAGCAGTTGCTGCGGCAGATGCCGGCCTCGACCAGACCAGCCGTGACGCCCTGGCCGAAGATTTTGAAGCCCTCCGGAACCAGATCACCACCATTATCAATAATGCCGAATTCAACGGCACCAACATTCTTGATAGTGGTACAGATGTTATCGTCGCGATTACCAATCCAGACGCCACACAAACGATTACCATATCTCATCAGAATCTGACCCTTGGTGGATCAAATATAACCTTCACCGCAGCAGATTCAATTCTGACACAGACAACGGCTGCCGCCATGGTGAGTACAGTTGAAACATCCCTGGATAATGTGAACTCTGTTCTGACCACCCTTGGTGCAGGCGGAAAGTCCCTGGAAGCCCAGCGTGTATTCTCGGACAAAATTGCCGATACCATCCAGGTCGGCATCGGAAATCTTGTTGATGCGGACATGGCTAAGGAAAGTGCGAACCTGCAGTCATTGCAGGTGAAACAGCAGCTTGGTGTTCAGGCCCTCTCTATTGCCAACCAAGCCCCACAATCTATCCTGAGCCTGTTTGGCGGCTAA
- a CDS encoding flagellar hook basal-body protein, giving the protein MDTNIYVALSHQVAMRRQLDIIANNIANMNTTAFKRESVMFKEYVDEIDGDMPKSLRQVAFVQDYGISRKMTDGNYITTGNPFDISLSGDGLFKVRRDNGEIGYTRNGHLALAEDGTLIVSTGQPILDADDNPIQFPTPSNFSGVEIASDGNIWSKENGTLGKLGVVTFADTSQLNKIGDNLFDTQQQPIVAENYKIIQGVAESSNVEPIVEVTKMIEVSRAYTSMAKLMDDTQNAQNQAINRLTRLG; this is encoded by the coding sequence ATGGATACAAATATTTACGTAGCACTTTCGCATCAGGTCGCCATGCGGCGACAGCTGGACATTATTGCCAACAATATTGCGAATATGAACACAACTGCTTTCAAGCGGGAATCAGTCATGTTCAAGGAATATGTTGATGAAATTGACGGCGACATGCCCAAGTCACTAAGACAAGTCGCCTTCGTGCAGGACTATGGCATTTCCCGCAAAATGACAGACGGGAATTATATTACAACGGGCAATCCCTTTGATATTTCCCTGAGTGGAGATGGTCTTTTCAAGGTCAGGCGTGACAACGGTGAAATAGGTTATACCCGGAACGGCCATCTGGCACTTGCTGAGGACGGCACCCTGATTGTCTCCACCGGACAACCCATTCTTGATGCCGATGACAATCCGATCCAGTTTCCAACACCGTCCAATTTCAGCGGCGTCGAAATTGCCAGCGACGGCAACATCTGGTCAAAGGAAAATGGAACCCTTGGAAAGCTCGGTGTCGTAACCTTTGCCGATACCTCCCAGTTGAACAAGATCGGGGACAATCTCTTTGATACTCAACAACAGCCTATTGTAGCCGAAAACTACAAGATTATTCAGGGCGTGGCTGAAAGTTCAAATGTTGAACCAATCGTTGAAGTGACAAAAATGATTGAAGTCAGTCGGGCCTATACTTCCATGGCCAAATTGATGGATGACACCCAGAACGCCCAGAACCAGGCCATTAACCGTCTCACCCGACTGGGTTAG
- a CDS encoding rod-binding protein, with amino-acid sequence MEPNIFTLPSKTTIRQPVEAPKTAAQKAARATAEEFEAVFLADILKNMSVGLDTDGPFGGGHAEEMYKGLLNEQIANSISRNGGIGLSDAVYREILKTQEAGQ; translated from the coding sequence ATGGAACCGAATATCTTTACCCTTCCCTCAAAAACCACAATACGGCAGCCCGTTGAAGCGCCGAAAACGGCCGCTCAAAAGGCTGCCCGGGCCACAGCAGAGGAATTCGAGGCCGTTTTCCTCGCCGATATTCTGAAGAACATGTCGGTCGGCCTGGATACAGATGGCCCCTTTGGTGGCGGTCACGCCGAGGAAATGTACAAAGGTCTCCTGAACGAACAGATCGCAAACAGCATTTCCCGGAATGGCGGGATTGGCCTGTCCGATGCCGTGTACCGCGAGATTCTTAAAACCCAGGAAGCAGGACAGTAA
- a CDS encoding flagellar basal body P-ring protein FlgI, whose protein sequence is MSVVLILLASIPAHPSSRIKDLVSVEGVRENQLVGYGLVVGLNGTGDSLRNAPFTQQSLMSMLERLGVNTRAANMKTENTAAVMVTASLPPFARTGSRIDVSISSLGDADDLRGGTLIVTPLMGADGEVYAVAQGSLQIAGFSAGGDAESVTTGVPTAGRIPNGAVIERELSYSMGNLNSLNLSLRNPDFTTARRIAAVINEELGVNAANPLDPATIQVQKPLGYQKDIVSLMTDIEQLYVTPDQKARVVIDEKSGIIVIGHEVRVSEVAIAQGNLTIRVSETPQVSQPSPFAQGGQTQVVPRTEVEVDTGDSSKLALLNPGVNLQDLVDGLNALGIGPRDMIAILQALKVSGALHAEIEVM, encoded by the coding sequence ATGTCAGTTGTACTGATCCTGCTGGCTTCCATTCCGGCACACCCCTCTTCCAGAATTAAGGACCTTGTTTCAGTCGAAGGCGTACGGGAAAACCAGCTTGTTGGATATGGTTTGGTTGTCGGCCTCAACGGAACCGGGGATTCCCTCAGAAATGCGCCGTTTACCCAGCAGAGCCTGATGTCCATGCTTGAAAGGCTCGGTGTTAACACCCGCGCTGCCAACATGAAAACGGAAAATACCGCCGCTGTTATGGTGACGGCAAGCCTGCCCCCCTTTGCCCGTACAGGTTCACGCATCGATGTGTCCATCAGTTCACTCGGCGACGCCGATGACCTGAGAGGCGGCACATTGATTGTTACCCCACTAATGGGTGCCGATGGCGAAGTTTATGCCGTTGCCCAGGGATCCCTGCAGATTGCCGGATTTTCCGCCGGTGGAGATGCCGAAAGCGTCACAACAGGTGTGCCCACTGCCGGTCGCATTCCCAACGGCGCGGTCATTGAGCGGGAACTGAGTTACAGCATGGGTAACCTGAACTCATTGAACCTGTCTCTTCGCAATCCCGATTTCACGACAGCACGCCGTATCGCAGCAGTGATTAATGAAGAGCTCGGTGTGAATGCCGCCAATCCACTTGATCCGGCAACCATTCAGGTGCAGAAGCCTCTCGGCTATCAGAAGGATATTGTTTCCCTGATGACCGATATCGAGCAGCTATATGTCACTCCAGACCAGAAAGCCCGCGTCGTCATTGACGAAAAATCGGGCATTATCGTCATCGGTCATGAAGTCCGCGTCAGTGAAGTGGCCATTGCCCAGGGCAACCTGACCATTCGTGTCTCAGAAACTCCACAGGTCTCTCAGCCCTCTCCCTTTGCCCAAGGCGGACAGACCCAGGTTGTTCCCAGAACCGAGGTCGAAGTTGACACAGGCGACAGCAGCAAACTTGCCCTGCTGAACCCGGGCGTCAACCTTCAGGACCTTGTTGATGGACTGAATGCACTTGGAATAGGACCACGGGATATGATCGCCATCCTGCAGGCTCTCAAAGTTTCAGGCGCGTTACATGCCGAGATCGAGGTGATGTAA
- a CDS encoding flagellar assembly protein FliX: MEIKGPGKISTPGVSPKKQKKGVDKGAFSEALSTDETTSGAGISGTTPLTAVNSLLSLQEADTATDGRSKGLMRAEDLVAHLEAIQNGLLLGYIPTQKLQEISRVVEKQRDQFDDENLNEILDDIELRVKVELAKLGK, translated from the coding sequence ATGGAGATCAAAGGTCCTGGAAAAATATCCACTCCGGGCGTTTCGCCGAAAAAGCAGAAAAAAGGCGTTGATAAGGGCGCCTTCAGCGAGGCACTGAGTACAGATGAGACGACATCAGGTGCCGGGATCAGCGGAACAACACCCCTGACGGCCGTGAATTCCCTGCTGTCTTTGCAGGAGGCTGATACAGCGACTGATGGCAGGTCCAAGGGGCTCATGAGGGCGGAAGATCTGGTGGCACATCTTGAAGCCATTCAGAATGGATTGCTGCTCGGATATATTCCGACACAGAAACTTCAGGAAATTTCCAGAGTTGTGGAGAAGCAACGGGATCAGTTCGATGACGAAAACCTGAACGAGATCCTTGATGACATTGAACTGAGGGTCAAGGTGGAACTGGCAAAGCTGGGGAAATAA
- the dksA gene encoding RNA polymerase-binding protein DksA, with translation MSVELPEGYVPSPDEEFMNPSQVEYFRRKLINWKEDILRDSRETLTHLQEDSLKEPDIADRASSETDWSVELRTRDRQRKLIAKIDAALNRIEQGEYGYCEVTGEPISLQRLDARPIATMTLEAQEMHEKYEKVHRDD, from the coding sequence ATGAGCGTAGAGTTGCCGGAAGGTTACGTCCCTTCTCCAGACGAAGAATTCATGAATCCTTCACAGGTCGAATACTTCCGCCGGAAACTGATAAATTGGAAAGAGGATATTCTCAGGGATTCCAGGGAGACCCTTACCCATTTGCAGGAAGATAGTCTCAAGGAACCGGATATTGCGGACCGGGCGTCATCAGAAACCGACTGGTCTGTGGAACTCAGAACCCGCGATCGCCAGCGCAAGCTAATTGCCAAAATCGATGCTGCACTTAATCGCATCGAGCAGGGTGAATATGGATATTGTGAAGTGACGGGAGAACCAATCAGCCTGCAGCGGCTTGATGCCAGACCGATCGCAACCATGACACTTGAAGCCCAGGAGATGCACGAGAAATATGAAAAGGTGCATCGGGACGATTGA
- the flgA gene encoding flagellar basal body P-ring formation chaperone FlgA: protein MLKIKYVIAIVICFLFWLSGGQLTIAGIADLKREARVESEIVTLGDLFENLDDMHDLWVMDAPAPGKKAYISASYLAQLTRQHGVYWRNSRAVKQVAVYRAGQQIDREELIALLSEESSQYISDGRERHISLYGANQNIIVPLQSGAEDLEIAKFDLDRKSGKFTATINYPVGAGNRQSTAISGKLTEVAYIPALRKSIIPGTIIEEQNIKWIPVPLYGVGKNITRSQDQLLGMTVRRPMKSDTPVRLSDLKRPEIIHRGKLVNITYETSKMTLTVIGKAMENGGTGDVIRVMNANSLKTMEALVTGPGEVQVISAGMSLAAN from the coding sequence ATGCTGAAAATAAAATATGTCATTGCCATCGTTATATGCTTCCTGTTCTGGCTATCCGGCGGACAACTTACCATAGCCGGTATTGCTGATCTGAAAAGAGAAGCCCGGGTGGAAAGCGAAATTGTCACTTTGGGAGATCTGTTCGAGAATCTTGATGACATGCACGACCTGTGGGTGATGGACGCCCCTGCCCCAGGTAAAAAGGCCTATATTTCCGCTTCTTACCTGGCTCAGTTAACCCGACAACACGGTGTTTACTGGCGTAACAGCCGCGCCGTTAAACAGGTTGCGGTTTACCGTGCCGGCCAACAAATCGACAGGGAAGAGCTCATTGCATTGCTGAGTGAAGAATCCAGCCAATATATAAGTGACGGCAGGGAACGCCACATAAGCCTTTATGGAGCGAACCAGAATATTATCGTTCCACTGCAATCCGGCGCAGAGGATCTGGAAATCGCCAAATTCGACCTGGATCGGAAAAGCGGAAAGTTCACAGCAACCATAAACTACCCGGTTGGTGCGGGAAATCGCCAGTCAACTGCGATCAGCGGAAAACTTACAGAAGTTGCCTATATTCCGGCACTGAGAAAATCCATTATTCCGGGCACAATTATCGAGGAACAGAATATCAAATGGATTCCCGTTCCTCTGTATGGTGTCGGAAAAAACATTACCCGCAGTCAGGACCAGCTTCTCGGCATGACCGTCCGGCGCCCGATGAAATCAGATACACCGGTTCGGCTCTCCGATCTGAAGAGACCCGAGATTATTCATCGAGGAAAATTGGTCAATATCACCTATGAAACGTCGAAAATGACACTGACAGTCATTGGCAAGGCTATGGAAAACGGTGGTACTGGCGATGTCATCCGGGTGATGAATGCAAACTCTCTAAAAACTATGGAAGCCCTGGTGACGGGCCCTGGTGAAGTGCAGGTAATTTCCGCCGGCATGAGCCTGGCTGCAAACTAG
- the fliM gene encoding flagellar motor switch protein FliM — MSDEEEIDDDAVAAEWEAMAAAEDGGGGEGEDGEDDMASAMGTDRVLDQNEIDSLLGFDGDEGGEGTKSGIQALINSGLVAYERLPMLDIIFDRYVRMMSTSLRNFTSDNFEVSIDNMTSIRFGDYLNSIPLPAMLAVFKAKEWDNYGLITIDSNLIYSVVDALLGGRRGTAPMRIEGRPYTTIEHTLVEQMLRVMLQDLCSAFEPLSPVKFVLDRLETNPRFASIAQPSNAALLIKMRADMEDRGGRMELVLPYATVEPVRELLLQRYMGEKFGRDSIWETHLATELMMTDVSLEAVLDEQQMTLGEVLGLEVGQTLMLNAVPDGDIEIKCSGIPMMRGKIGRMGRYVAVKIDQIHRKLQEADR; from the coding sequence ATGTCAGATGAAGAAGAAATTGATGATGATGCCGTAGCCGCGGAATGGGAAGCGATGGCGGCTGCCGAAGACGGTGGCGGCGGCGAAGGTGAAGACGGTGAAGACGATATGGCTTCAGCCATGGGCACTGACCGTGTTCTTGACCAGAATGAAATCGACAGTCTTCTCGGTTTTGACGGTGATGAAGGCGGTGAAGGCACCAAGTCGGGTATTCAGGCGCTGATCAACAGCGGCCTTGTGGCCTATGAACGCCTGCCCATGCTTGATATCATTTTCGATCGGTATGTTCGGATGATGTCGACATCGTTGCGAAACTTTACGTCCGACAACTTTGAGGTTTCCATCGACAATATGACGTCGATCAGGTTTGGCGATTATCTGAACAGCATCCCCCTTCCGGCCATGCTTGCCGTATTCAAAGCCAAGGAATGGGACAACTACGGCCTGATCACGATCGACAGTAACCTGATTTATTCTGTCGTGGATGCGCTGCTTGGCGGTCGCCGGGGTACAGCGCCGATGCGTATCGAGGGTCGCCCCTATACCACGATTGAGCATACCCTGGTGGAACAGATGCTGCGGGTTATGCTGCAGGATTTATGTTCTGCCTTTGAGCCGCTGAGCCCGGTTAAATTTGTCCTCGATCGGCTGGAAACCAATCCCCGCTTTGCAAGTATTGCGCAACCCAGTAACGCGGCGCTTCTGATCAAGATGCGTGCCGATATGGAAGACCGGGGCGGACGTATGGAGCTTGTCCTGCCCTACGCCACGGTTGAGCCGGTTCGTGAACTTCTCCTGCAGCGTTATATGGGGGAAAAATTCGGTCGCGACTCTATCTGGGAAACCCATCTGGCTACAGAGCTTATGATGACGGATGTCTCGCTTGAAGCGGTCCTGGATGAACAGCAGATGACGCTTGGAGAGGTGCTTGGTCTTGAGGTTGGTCAGACGTTGATGTTGAATGCGGTGCCCGACGGCGATATCGAGATCAAATGTTCCGGTATTCCCATGATGAGGGGCAAGATCGGCCGGATGGGGCGCTATGTCGCCGTCAAGATTGACCAGATTCATCGCAAGCTGCAGGAGGCTGACAGATGA
- the flgH gene encoding flagellar basal body L-ring protein FlgH, which translates to MNIFRKLLFIGCALSVSACSAVDRISNIGKAPDLAPIEGDAVVPQNRIPEKQAVAYSHQPAMTAGNHNSNSLWRTGNKMFFKDQRANSVGDILTVNITINDEATIDNKTTRTRSNSDSADLSKFLGLESHLDKILPTEVSPTNLIDMGSTTSNSGAGSVDRKEEISLTVAAVVTQILPNGNFIIQGRQEVRVNYEVRELTVMGAIRPEDISSTNTIEHTQIAEARISYGGRGQITDVQQARYGSQLFDILFPF; encoded by the coding sequence ATGAATATATTCAGGAAATTGCTCTTTATCGGATGCGCCCTTTCAGTATCTGCCTGCAGCGCAGTGGACCGGATTTCCAATATTGGAAAGGCGCCCGACCTGGCCCCTATTGAAGGTGATGCCGTTGTTCCGCAAAACCGCATCCCGGAAAAACAGGCCGTTGCTTATAGCCATCAACCTGCGATGACCGCCGGCAATCACAATTCCAATTCTCTCTGGAGAACAGGAAACAAAATGTTCTTCAAGGATCAGCGGGCCAACAGTGTCGGCGATATTCTGACAGTGAACATTACAATTAACGATGAAGCGACTATCGATAATAAAACCACTCGAACCAGATCAAATTCAGACTCCGCCGATCTGTCGAAATTCCTCGGTCTTGAATCTCATCTGGACAAGATACTTCCCACTGAAGTGAGCCCGACAAATCTGATCGATATGGGGAGCACGACTTCCAATTCGGGAGCTGGATCGGTCGACCGCAAGGAAGAAATCAGTCTGACAGTTGCCGCCGTCGTCACCCAGATCCTGCCAAACGGAAACTTCATCATCCAGGGCCGGCAGGAAGTCCGCGTGAACTACGAGGTGCGCGAACTGACCGTCATGGGCGCCATCCGGCCCGAGGACATCAGTTCAACCAATACTATCGAACATACGCAGATTGCCGAAGCCAGAATTTCCTATGGGGGCCGCGGACAGATCACGGATGTCCAGCAAGCCCGTTACGGCAGTCAACTGTTCGACATTCTATTCCCCTTCTAG
- a CDS encoding DUF6468 domain-containing protein has product MSMEFILDGVVMIFLAVLIGYCIVLNNRLKKFRGAQNEMAQLVAQLSEATDRAQNSISMLKNSIGDEEARLAELLTRSRKMADELSVITDVGANLADRLEKGLLPESDPTGADDLVDEEQPEEAEEELLENLRNVR; this is encoded by the coding sequence ATGAGTATGGAATTTATTCTTGACGGTGTTGTGATGATATTTCTGGCCGTATTGATTGGCTACTGCATTGTTTTGAATAACAGGTTAAAGAAATTCCGCGGCGCCCAGAACGAAATGGCGCAGCTTGTCGCACAGTTGAGTGAAGCGACAGACCGGGCGCAGAATAGCATTTCCATGCTGAAGAATTCGATAGGGGATGAAGAAGCGAGACTGGCGGAACTGTTGACCAGGTCGCGGAAAATGGCCGACGAACTGTCCGTTATTACCGATGTGGGCGCGAATCTGGCAGACCGGCTTGAAAAAGGTCTTTTGCCGGAAAGCGACCCGACAGGTGCCGATGATCTCGTCGATGAAGAGCAACCTGAAGAGGCTGAGGAAGAACTTCTGGAAAATTTAAGGAATGTCCGTTGA
- a CDS encoding DegT/DnrJ/EryC1/StrS family aminotransferase — MSKLALLGGKPVRSEYFPAHNYIGEAEKKKVMEVLDTGVLSKFLGVWHKDFFGGPEVQAFEQQWARDYQAKHAISVNSCTSGLYAAVGAAGVGPGDEVIVSPYTMAASVTAAVAFNAVPVFADIDPKSYCISPETIRQVLTPRTKAIIVVHIFGQPAEMDGIMSIAREHDLVVIEDCAQAPCATYKGRPVGTLGHMGVFSLNYHKHIHSGEGGVITTNDESFCDKLQLIRNHAEAVLQGREVNSLVNMVGFNFRLGEIEAAIASVQNEKSVDLVAKRRRNVAYLSEKLEGLPGLRLPEVPDYIEHSYYMHVMRYMEAETGVSRDTFVKAVRAELPEMKLREGEGALIGQGYVKPIYLYPMFREQVAYGSVQCPFKCPHYKGEQNYQAGMCPNVEDAHATVITHELMRPSLSEKDLDDVAAAFRKVTENLEELKAVDRK; from the coding sequence ATGTCTAAACTGGCATTGTTGGGTGGAAAGCCCGTCAGAAGTGAATATTTTCCTGCGCACAATTATATTGGCGAAGCGGAAAAGAAAAAGGTCATGGAAGTTCTGGATACAGGCGTTCTATCCAAGTTCCTGGGGGTCTGGCACAAGGATTTTTTCGGGGGACCGGAAGTTCAGGCCTTTGAACAACAGTGGGCCAGGGACTACCAGGCGAAACATGCCATTTCCGTCAACAGCTGCACAAGTGGCCTTTATGCCGCTGTCGGCGCTGCGGGAGTAGGGCCGGGTGATGAGGTGATCGTCTCCCCTTATACCATGGCGGCCTCTGTGACGGCGGCTGTGGCTTTTAATGCGGTGCCAGTTTTTGCGGATATTGACCCAAAAAGTTATTGTATTTCGCCGGAAACCATACGTCAGGTTCTGACCCCCCGGACTAAGGCCATCATAGTCGTACACATCTTTGGCCAGCCGGCAGAAATGGATGGCATTATGTCGATCGCCCGCGAACATGATCTTGTGGTGATCGAGGATTGCGCCCAGGCCCCTTGCGCTACATATAAGGGACGCCCAGTCGGAACCTTGGGTCATATGGGTGTTTTCTCTCTCAACTATCACAAACATATTCATTCCGGGGAAGGTGGTGTCATCACCACCAATGACGAAAGTTTTTGTGACAAGCTGCAGCTGATCCGGAACCATGCTGAGGCCGTCCTTCAGGGACGCGAAGTGAACAGTCTGGTTAATATGGTGGGCTTTAACTTCCGGCTTGGCGAAATCGAAGCAGCCATAGCATCCGTGCAAAATGAAAAGAGCGTGGATCTAGTGGCAAAGCGACGCCGGAATGTGGCCTATCTTTCGGAAAAATTAGAGGGGCTCCCAGGCCTGCGTTTGCCGGAAGTTCCTGATTATATTGAACATTCTTATTACATGCATGTAATGCGTTATATGGAAGCCGAAACCGGTGTAAGTCGGGATACTTTTGTGAAAGCCGTGCGGGCGGAACTTCCGGAAATGAAACTGAGGGAGGGGGAAGGGGCTCTGATCGGGCAAGGCTATGTGAAACCTATTTACCTTTACCCCATGTTCCGCGAGCAGGTCGCCTATGGTTCCGTTCAGTGCCCCTTCAAATGCCCCCATTATAAAGGGGAACAGAACTATCAGGCTGGAATGTGTCCGAATGTGGAAGATGCCCATGCTACGGTCATAACACACGAACTTATGCGCCCTTCCCTGAGTGAAAAGGATCTTGACGATGTGGCTGCTGCATTTCGGAAAGTGACAGAGAATCTTGAGGAGTTAAAGGCTGTTGACAGGAAGTGA